The following proteins are co-located in the Microcystis wesenbergii NRERC-220 genome:
- a CDS encoding Hsp70 family protein — protein MGNIVGIDLGTTNSVAAFKFAGVEVVTAADNSPPERKLTRSLVSLAGEGLIVGEEAYRQIKATPENVIMSIKRLMGRSFSDTIVQEQIPRLSYKVTRSSRGTEDSLSVWLGGKEYEPEDISAEILKKVVANAQNYQGANGQKSRIQEAVITIPAYFNDKQRHATEMAAKRSGIIARELLSEPTAAAISYGYKPDSEEVKTILVYDFGGGTFDSCLITAAGNQFIESGKAGDLWLGGDDIDAQLMRFVKEKVAQEEALEDVDALIAAMPHYQRVRFLGDFKSAVERAKIDLSSAESAAIIPATPLIDEMGMAITIAVTMKRSEFEEMIRPLVEKTIAICREAIRYSDYPEELIDVVLLVGGSSQIPFVQEEVKKVFGSERVVVHRRPMYAVAEGAAIVAAGLTEKVMTVSRDYCIHLADGSQYPIIRQGDILPVKTIQSFKTEVDDQSLIHLKFSSPDRVRAESTGERCDEKIGEMWLALDRPYPKGTEILLAVSLDEQNNSLSMVASLKNDPSLKVSSDFSRGGEDEDISRQVEESIEEMNRKELLTKVGAKYVYQIAGEIVRAANQIRGEDGKSRQDRVKVAREKLRELKTYSCEDSSQGQILISEFEFVLKYCQILVPEEQQARIEQLIEDLNKAINNGNLSAIQRLNETALQERKNFPELLLLLLLCRTVITRTGVVNQASADSMARKFGAVITALAAGDQETAERELQRLLPEVRQNCDLELPTGNVATGLTRF, from the coding sequence ATGGGTAATATTGTCGGGATAGATTTGGGTACAACAAATTCCGTGGCGGCATTCAAATTTGCGGGGGTAGAGGTAGTGACCGCTGCAGATAACTCGCCTCCGGAGAGAAAATTAACCCGATCGCTCGTCTCCCTAGCCGGAGAGGGGCTGATCGTTGGAGAGGAAGCCTACAGACAGATCAAGGCGACCCCAGAAAACGTGATCATGTCGATCAAGCGTTTGATGGGTAGGAGTTTTAGCGATACTATCGTTCAGGAACAAATACCCCGTTTAAGCTATAAAGTCACTCGCTCGAGCCGGGGTACAGAGGATAGTCTATCGGTATGGTTAGGGGGCAAGGAATACGAACCGGAAGACATATCGGCTGAGATTTTAAAAAAAGTAGTAGCTAATGCCCAGAATTATCAAGGGGCTAACGGTCAGAAAAGCCGGATACAGGAAGCTGTGATCACTATTCCCGCCTATTTTAACGATAAACAGCGTCATGCCACGGAGATGGCGGCAAAACGGTCTGGTATCATCGCCCGCGAGTTGCTCTCGGAACCGACCGCGGCGGCAATTTCCTACGGTTATAAACCGGATTCGGAGGAGGTAAAAACTATACTGGTGTACGATTTCGGTGGTGGTACTTTCGATTCTTGTTTGATCACCGCCGCAGGAAATCAATTTATAGAATCGGGGAAAGCTGGGGATCTGTGGTTAGGAGGAGATGACATAGATGCACAATTAATGCGATTTGTCAAGGAAAAAGTGGCACAAGAAGAAGCTCTAGAGGATGTGGACGCTCTGATCGCCGCGATGCCCCATTATCAAAGGGTAAGATTTTTAGGGGATTTCAAGAGTGCCGTAGAGAGGGCAAAGATAGATTTAAGTAGTGCTGAAAGTGCTGCCATCATCCCCGCGACCCCGCTGATCGATGAGATGGGTATGGCGATCACCATTGCCGTGACGATGAAGAGGAGTGAATTTGAAGAGATGATCCGGCCCCTAGTGGAGAAAACGATCGCCATCTGTCGAGAAGCGATCCGGTATTCCGACTATCCCGAAGAGCTGATTGATGTGGTGTTATTAGTGGGGGGTTCCTCCCAGATTCCTTTCGTCCAAGAGGAAGTTAAAAAAGTTTTCGGTTCCGAGAGAGTGGTAGTTCACCGACGGCCGATGTATGCAGTAGCGGAGGGAGCAGCGATCGTGGCTGCTGGTTTAACAGAGAAGGTAATGACCGTATCCCGTGATTACTGTATCCACTTGGCCGACGGCAGCCAATATCCGATCATTAGACAGGGGGATATATTACCCGTTAAAACCATCCAAAGTTTTAAAACCGAAGTGGATGATCAGAGTCTGATCCATTTAAAATTTTCTAGTCCGGATCGGGTGCGGGCAGAAAGTACCGGGGAGAGGTGCGACGAGAAAATTGGCGAAATGTGGTTAGCCCTCGATCGACCCTATCCAAAGGGTACAGAAATATTACTAGCCGTTTCCCTAGACGAACAGAATAATTCTCTATCGATGGTAGCAAGTTTAAAAAATGACCCCTCGCTCAAAGTGAGTTCCGATTTTTCCCGCGGCGGTGAGGACGAGGATATCTCGCGACAGGTAGAAGAAAGTATCGAGGAGATGAACCGTAAGGAGTTATTAACCAAGGTAGGGGCCAAATACGTCTATCAAATAGCTGGGGAAATAGTTCGGGCGGCCAATCAAATCCGCGGAGAGGATGGAAAATCGCGGCAAGATCGGGTCAAGGTGGCCAGGGAAAAATTACGCGAGTTAAAAACTTACTCCTGCGAGGATAGTAGTCAGGGTCAAATCCTGATCTCCGAGTTCGAGTTCGTTTTAAAATACTGTCAAATTCTGGTTCCAGAAGAACAACAGGCGCGCATCGAACAACTGATCGAAGATTTAAATAAAGCTATCAATAACGGTAATCTCTCGGCTATACAGCGATTAAATGAAACAGCACTACAGGAGAGGAAAAATTTCCCCGAATTGCTGCTGCTGCTGCTATTGTGTCGTACGGTCATCACCCGTACTGGAGTGGTAAATCAAGCCAGCGCGGATAGTATGGCGAGAAAATTCGGTGCGGTTATCACCGCTTTGGCAGCGGGGGATCAAGAAACGGCGGAACGAGAATTACAGCGATTATTACCGGAAGTTCGCCAGAATTGCGATCTCGAATTACCGACAGGCAATGTGGCTACTGGATTAACCCGATTTTAA
- a CDS encoding LysM peptidoglycan-binding domain-containing protein, which produces MSKINCPVCQRSDVEGNVCPNCETDLSSLRLLMELSPVVDNRTPNNRRGLLLGLALLLLISGIFLGAIASNLFPRSLIPVSESSPVIPPVGELIAPSKQLTKTVCVDGFNYRVRSGDSLSRIAQRFYGDESLLSPILEANPFLLDRLDSLEVGEKLLIPNSD; this is translated from the coding sequence ATGAGTAAAATTAATTGTCCCGTTTGTCAACGATCGGACGTGGAGGGGAATGTTTGCCCCAATTGCGAGACGGATTTATCCTCTCTACGTCTTTTAATGGAACTATCCCCCGTTGTCGATAATCGGACTCCAAATAACCGCCGCGGTTTATTACTGGGATTGGCTCTTTTACTGTTAATTTCGGGGATTTTTCTGGGTGCTATCGCTTCTAATCTATTTCCCCGTTCCCTAATCCCTGTCAGCGAATCTAGTCCCGTTATCCCTCCTGTTGGGGAACTGATTGCGCCATCGAAGCAGCTGACTAAAACTGTCTGCGTGGATGGGTTTAACTATCGGGTTCGATCGGGTGATTCCCTATCTCGTATCGCTCAACGTTTTTACGGAGATGAGTCTCTATTATCTCCCATACTTGAGGCTAATCCTTTTTTGCTTGATCGGCTCGATTCTCTCGAGGTCGGTGAAAAGTTATTGATCCCCAACTCTGATTAA
- a CDS encoding tetratricopeptide repeat protein produces the protein MLVFLGYAIGFVLAFFLAISLKAVFLGFPPNKDNNYWSRKLEILTGFGGGIVIIYILFFLKNWLALDENFITYFSITTFVLIFLVFYGRIEERKKGRELEYKARKLQAEDTGNPFEKGKLSEALKFYQEANKLINDPQLRCLEKNLEQELEKRKKFLDFFKQGKELGNRGYFKKALDVLESAQALYSHHRIGLEIQKCQLQVEPENICQVRLKKAQELARQGELKQSRELINQALADFQRLDVKNLLTKVEQITIGFNYFEQGVAAEKNGDLNKAIDNYRKALLMTPELIDINRRLGMTNIKAGNYREGIEQLEGIEDRESIYLRGYGYARLKEWRKARREWKKIDRPEIKEQIELLTRYSQREKLTLQQEIQELIQEENLELARSKSEVFLEKFGDDPQVSQNLSNHIVSRIAHQLWMSQDREKILINAEREWERKRNLESLHNLAIALYYRSVENPATLEKLIPVWLSATANLNLNTSIRNMVWKVIDDGDIRDLEAQLTRILEDLIDRTKEDLNYYLQLRDLYRRDTVALGLLRDNPVEGIHIEGLTILPGLYRTHPDRNTVKLPDQFWATLYTRWGESVAACLQGDRVRGVALKPLTCQSTLEQIANTFVSFHQGCHYLQQKQWQKAENPLKEAKPALKNHPEWIEEIDRLYLELQEEIEGFENLLRMNRNWYELVQTTNSKMYYVRDKALEIVRRLDEQKIDDSKALSELEKLKQIDYNNAILNELIEEIIFRKDVREVGRLMDRNQFSEAIKKAKRSRSQKLRHLTAQFCLNLLRENYQKLPPELLIELVRSAYELCPNDPEFREVYKLFHII, from the coding sequence ATGTTAGTTTTCTTGGGCTATGCTATTGGATTTGTTTTAGCTTTTTTTCTCGCCATTAGTTTAAAGGCTGTTTTTTTAGGGTTTCCTCCTAATAAGGACAATAACTATTGGTCAAGAAAATTAGAAATATTAACTGGCTTTGGTGGCGGAATTGTCATTATATATATCCTCTTTTTCCTCAAAAATTGGCTGGCTTTAGATGAGAATTTTATCACTTATTTTTCTATCACTACATTTGTTTTGATTTTCTTGGTTTTTTATGGACGAATAGAAGAAAGAAAAAAGGGTAGAGAACTAGAGTATAAAGCGAGAAAATTACAGGCTGAGGATACGGGAAACCCTTTCGAGAAAGGAAAGTTATCGGAGGCTTTAAAATTCTACCAAGAGGCTAACAAATTAATTAATGATCCTCAGTTAAGATGTTTAGAGAAAAATCTTGAACAAGAATTAGAAAAAAGAAAAAAATTTCTGGATTTTTTTAAACAGGGTAAGGAGTTGGGAAATCGGGGATATTTTAAGAAGGCTTTAGATGTACTGGAAAGCGCACAGGCTCTTTATTCCCATCACCGAATCGGTTTAGAAATCCAGAAATGTCAATTACAGGTAGAGCCAGAAAATATCTGTCAAGTAAGACTTAAAAAAGCCCAGGAATTAGCCCGACAGGGAGAACTAAAACAATCGAGAGAATTAATAAATCAAGCCCTAGCAGATTTCCAGCGACTGGACGTTAAAAACCTATTAACTAAGGTAGAACAGATAACGATCGGCTTCAATTATTTTGAACAGGGAGTGGCTGCCGAAAAAAACGGCGATCTAAACAAGGCGATAGATAACTATCGAAAAGCCCTACTCATGACACCCGAATTAATCGATATAAACCGGCGATTAGGCATGACGAATATTAAAGCGGGGAACTATCGGGAGGGAATAGAACAATTAGAGGGAATCGAAGATAGGGAATCGATCTACTTACGGGGTTACGGTTATGCGAGATTAAAGGAATGGAGGAAAGCGCGTCGGGAATGGAAAAAGATCGATCGACCGGAAATTAAAGAACAGATAGAGCTGCTCACCCGATATAGCCAAAGGGAAAAATTAACTCTACAGCAGGAAATACAAGAACTAATTCAAGAAGAAAACCTAGAATTAGCCCGCTCGAAAAGCGAGGTGTTTTTAGAGAAATTCGGCGATGACCCTCAAGTTAGCCAGAACTTAAGCAATCATATCGTCTCCCGGATAGCCCATCAACTCTGGATGTCTCAGGATCGAGAAAAAATCCTTATCAACGCCGAGAGGGAATGGGAAAGAAAACGCAATCTGGAATCATTGCACAATTTGGCAATCGCCCTTTATTATCGATCGGTAGAAAATCCCGCTACCCTAGAGAAATTAATACCCGTCTGGTTATCCGCTACGGCGAATTTAAATCTCAACACCAGTATCAGGAATATGGTTTGGAAAGTTATCGATGACGGTGATATAAGGGACTTAGAAGCACAATTAACCCGAATACTTGAGGATCTGATCGATCGAACCAAAGAAGACCTAAATTACTACCTGCAACTTCGCGATCTTTACCGTCGCGATACTGTCGCCCTAGGGTTATTACGCGATAATCCTGTAGAGGGAATCCATATCGAAGGGTTAACCATCCTACCTGGGTTGTATCGGACTCACCCTGATAGAAATACTGTTAAACTGCCCGATCAATTCTGGGCGACTCTCTATACCCGTTGGGGGGAATCGGTGGCTGCCTGTTTGCAGGGGGATCGGGTTCGCGGAGTCGCGTTAAAACCCCTAACCTGCCAATCTACTCTCGAACAGATAGCTAATACTTTTGTATCATTCCACCAAGGTTGTCATTATCTACAACAGAAACAGTGGCAAAAAGCCGAGAATCCTTTAAAAGAGGCAAAACCAGCCCTTAAAAATCACCCAGAATGGATTGAGGAGATCGATCGACTTTACCTAGAATTACAGGAGGAGATTGAGGGTTTCGAGAATCTATTAAGGATGAATAGAAATTGGTACGAGTTAGTACAAACTACTAACTCGAAAATGTATTACGTCCGAGATAAAGCCTTGGAAATAGTCAGGAGATTGGATGAGCAAAAGATAGACGATTCCAAAGCTTTAAGCGAACTGGAGAAATTAAAACAGATAGATTACAATAATGCGATACTAAACGAATTGATCGAGGAGATTATTTTTAGAAAAGACGTAAGGGAAGTAGGGCGATTGATGGATCGCAATCAATTTTCCGAGGCGATCAAAAAGGCGAAACGATCGAGATCACAAAAACTCCGTCACCTTACCGCCCAATTCTGTCTCAATCTTTTAAGAGAAAATTATCAAAAATTACCCCCAGAATTACTAATAGAACTTGTTAGATCGGCTTACGAATTATGCCCCAACGATCCAGAGTTTCGAGAAGTATATAAACTATTTCATATTATTTAA
- a CDS encoding J domain-containing protein, giving the protein MGVRLMYDNLDSNPYDILEISPAASTAEITKAFGLAMKRRSYSMDSIAKARKILMNPQDRIVADYLRPHLPLVQRLKTMSFSELSEPLPSLEILNTMDDINNYDQEQLKKVAGELASSILKDLNFLEE; this is encoded by the coding sequence ATGGGAGTTAGATTAATGTACGATAATTTAGATAGTAATCCTTACGATATTCTAGAAATTTCTCCGGCCGCTTCCACTGCCGAAATCACTAAAGCTTTCGGTCTAGCTATGAAACGCCGTAGCTATTCTATGGATAGCATAGCTAAAGCGCGTAAGATATTAATGAATCCTCAAGATAGGATAGTTGCGGATTATTTACGTCCTCATCTCCCTCTGGTTCAACGCTTGAAAACCATGTCTTTCTCGGAATTGTCTGAACCTTTACCATCTTTAGAAATCTTAAATACCATGGATGATATTAATAATTACGATCAAGAACAACTTAAAAAAGTTGCTGGCGAACTGGCTTCATCGATACTCAAAGACCTTAATTTTTTGGAGGAATAA
- a CDS encoding nucleotide exchange factor GrpE: MNNYKISEEDRNKLLSLIINLTKEEASLKQALRQQGENNRSEKEQIFLELLEVFDTLESLLNFLEYRHEPDDRVWKRLPKSLKSVQTKLLSILEKRQVLKIELSADQPDFTICQVVEREIRPDLAEQTITKIVRQGFTIEDKLLRPMEVITSKQE; encoded by the coding sequence ATGAATAATTACAAAATTAGCGAAGAAGATAGAAACAAATTATTAAGCCTAATTATAAATTTAACCAAAGAGGAGGCAAGTTTAAAACAAGCTTTACGGCAGCAAGGAGAGAACAATCGCTCGGAAAAAGAACAGATTTTTTTAGAACTATTAGAGGTATTTGATACCCTCGAATCGTTATTAAATTTTTTAGAATATCGACACGAACCAGATGATCGAGTCTGGAAAAGATTACCGAAATCTTTAAAAAGTGTACAGACAAAATTATTAAGTATTCTAGAAAAACGTCAGGTGCTGAAAATAGAACTGTCCGCTGATCAGCCAGATTTTACTATCTGTCAGGTGGTCGAGCGAGAAATACGCCCCGATTTGGCAGAACAGACGATCACAAAAATAGTCAGGCAGGGATTTACTATCGAGGATAAATTACTCAGACCGATGGAGGTTATTACATCTAAACAAGAATAG
- a CDS encoding element excision factor XisI family protein, producing the protein MRRFVYGKLAPSDPVKTETVFDTKQARYLLLNLGFRDSIKRIYGCIIHVDIINIPLVKIKNCC; encoded by the coding sequence ATCAGAAGATTTGTCTATGGTAAACTAGCGCCTAGTGATCCCGTAAAAACCGAAACAGTTTTTGACACCAAACAGGCTCGTTATCTTTTGCTTAATCTGGGTTTTAGGGACAGCATCAAGCGCATTTATGGCTGTATAATTCACGTTGATATTATCAATATACCTCTTGTAAAAATCAAAAATTGTTGTTAG
- the mutL gene encoding DNA mismatch repair endonuclease MutL, translating to MTLPIQVLPQDVIDLIAAGEVIDSLGAVVRELVENAIDAGADRITIDISPQNWRIQVSDNGRGMSREDLQLCSYAHSTSKIRQRDDLWQITSLGFRGEALHSIAQVARLRVASRHDDDLGCYCLYNHQGEPDNLETIPIAIGTIVTVENLFGNFPVRRQALPSINKQLKDIQTLIHNFALCHPHITWQVFQDHQDWLRISPGKDASQILPQLVKSLHFNDLASLNLDLTTPDAESAQIELVIGLPDRISRHQPDWVRIAVNGRMVRSSELEQAIFQAFARTVPKDRYPVCFLHLDLNPRSIDWNRHPAKAEIYLHNLIFWQEQIIAAIDKALGLNPEHIPEKAQNQRVSQILKAAEEKSTYIIGEKSPKNRLELKALAQIHQTYIVAEHPNGLWLVEQHIAHERVLYERLEDNWEIVPLDTPIILNQLTTRQIEQLQRLGLEVASFGDRSWAIRSIPVLLKERKDRADALLELSLGGDLQAAQVATACRSAIRNGTALSLEEMQNLLDDWQNTRNPRTCPHGRPIYLSLEETSLARFFRRHWVIGKSHGI from the coding sequence ATGACCTTGCCCATACAAGTTTTACCCCAAGACGTAATCGACTTAATTGCCGCAGGAGAGGTAATCGACTCTTTAGGTGCTGTGGTGCGAGAATTAGTCGAAAATGCCATTGATGCAGGGGCAGATAGGATTACCATCGATATATCTCCCCAAAACTGGCGAATACAAGTATCGGATAACGGTAGGGGAATGTCTAGAGAAGATTTGCAACTGTGTAGCTATGCCCACAGTACCAGCAAAATCCGCCAACGGGACGATCTTTGGCAGATTACCAGTCTCGGATTCCGTGGCGAAGCTTTGCACAGTATCGCACAGGTGGCGCGTCTGCGGGTTGCCAGTCGCCATGACGATGATTTGGGTTGTTATTGTCTTTACAATCACCAAGGCGAGCCAGATAATTTAGAAACGATTCCTATAGCTATCGGCACTATCGTCACGGTAGAGAATCTCTTTGGTAACTTTCCCGTGCGTCGTCAAGCTTTACCGTCAATTAACAAACAATTAAAGGATATACAGACTTTAATTCATAATTTTGCTCTCTGTCATCCCCACATTACTTGGCAGGTTTTCCAAGATCATCAAGATTGGTTACGCATTAGTCCGGGTAAGGATGCCAGTCAAATATTACCGCAATTAGTTAAATCTCTGCATTTTAACGATTTAGCATCGCTAAACCTTGACTTAACGACTCCTGACGCAGAATCGGCTCAAATTGAATTAGTCATCGGTTTGCCCGATCGCATTTCTCGCCATCAGCCGGATTGGGTTAGAATTGCTGTTAATGGACGAATGGTGCGCTCATCGGAGTTAGAACAGGCAATATTTCAAGCTTTCGCCCGCACAGTTCCTAAGGATCGCTATCCCGTTTGTTTTCTCCATCTAGATCTTAACCCTCGTTCGATCGATTGGAATCGTCACCCAGCCAAAGCGGAAATATACCTGCATAACCTCATTTTTTGGCAAGAACAGATAATTGCAGCCATAGACAAGGCTTTAGGACTAAATCCCGAACATATACCCGAAAAAGCGCAAAATCAGCGCGTCAGTCAAATTCTCAAGGCTGCCGAAGAAAAAAGCACTTATATAATAGGGGAGAAATCCCCGAAAAATCGGCTGGAATTAAAGGCATTAGCCCAAATTCACCAAACTTATATAGTTGCCGAACATCCTAACGGATTATGGTTAGTGGAACAACATATTGCCCATGAGCGGGTTTTGTACGAACGTTTAGAGGATAACTGGGAAATCGTGCCGTTAGATACTCCGATCATCTTAAATCAGTTAACTACTCGACAAATCGAACAATTACAACGTTTAGGACTAGAAGTTGCTAGTTTTGGCGATCGCTCTTGGGCGATTCGTAGTATTCCTGTTCTACTAAAAGAACGCAAGGATCGGGCTGATGCTTTACTAGAATTAAGTTTAGGGGGGGATTTACAAGCCGCTCAGGTTGCCACCGCTTGCCGGAGTGCGATCCGCAACGGTACAGCTTTGAGTTTAGAAGAAATGCAGAATTTACTCGATGATTGGCAAAATACCCGTAATCCCCGCACCTGTCCCCACGGAAGACCGATTTACTTATCCTTAGAAGAAACCTCGCTCGCTCGCTTCTTCCGTCGTCATTGGGTAATCGGCAAAAGTCACGGCATTTAA
- a CDS encoding sensor histidine kinase produces the protein MQPPKLSLGTRLFLSHLLVMVVGLSSFIIIAKLSSPRMFVLRLEQLERQGFFTVRSARTFLVRGFETAWDSSAVWSFIAGGSTAGYLSFLVSQRIMKPVKQMKQITKNFAEGDLSARVPESEIPELNQLAISFNQMAISLADVEKRRQELIGDLTHELRTPLTVVRGYLEELADGAIEPNPELYQKLVKETRRLERLTHDLQELSRAESGYLSIKLQPVNLLPLLTSLIEKFADQLLEDGPNLQLDCPPNLPAVMADPDRLEQILVNLLGNAIRYTDNGAITLQVTRDKNHLQIAVIDTGIGIAAADLPFIFERFWRADRSRSRYSGGSGIGLAITRRLVELHQSQIEVESELGKGSTFRFSLAISANFQ, from the coding sequence ATGCAGCCACCAAAATTAAGCTTAGGAACCAGATTATTTTTATCCCATCTCCTCGTTATGGTGGTGGGATTGAGTAGCTTTATTATCATTGCTAAATTATCCTCTCCGCGAATGTTTGTTTTGCGTTTGGAACAGTTAGAAAGGCAGGGATTTTTTACTGTGCGCTCGGCGAGAACTTTCTTGGTTAGGGGTTTTGAGACAGCTTGGGATAGTAGTGCTGTTTGGTCATTCATTGCCGGAGGAAGTACGGCTGGTTATCTGAGTTTTTTGGTTTCTCAACGCATTATGAAACCGGTAAAACAAATGAAACAAATCACTAAAAATTTTGCTGAAGGGGATTTATCGGCGCGAGTTCCAGAAAGCGAAATCCCCGAATTAAATCAATTAGCCATCAGTTTTAATCAGATGGCGATTAGTTTAGCCGATGTGGAAAAACGGCGCCAGGAATTAATCGGTGATCTTACCCACGAATTACGCACCCCTTTAACTGTGGTGCGGGGATATTTAGAAGAATTAGCCGATGGTGCGATCGAACCTAATCCAGAACTTTATCAGAAATTAGTGAAAGAAACCCGCAGGTTAGAACGTTTAACCCACGATCTACAGGAGCTATCGCGAGCGGAATCTGGTTATCTCTCGATTAAACTGCAACCTGTTAATTTATTACCTTTGTTAACTTCTCTCATCGAAAAATTTGCCGATCAATTATTAGAAGATGGACCGAATTTACAGTTAGATTGTCCCCCCAATTTACCAGCTGTAATGGCCGATCCCGATCGCCTCGAACAAATCTTAGTTAATCTGCTCGGTAATGCCATTCGTTACACCGATAATGGTGCAATTACCCTGCAAGTGACAAGGGACAAAAACCACCTACAAATTGCCGTTATCGATACAGGAATCGGCATCGCAGCAGCGGATTTACCCTTTATTTTCGAGCGCTTTTGGCGGGCCGATCGTTCTCGTTCCCGTTATTCTGGGGGTAGTGGTATTGGTTTAGCGATTACCCGTCGTTTAGTGGAATTACACCAAAGTCAAATCGAGGTGGAAAGTGAATTAGGTAAAGGCAGCACTTTTCGTTTTTCCCTAGCCATATCTGCCAATTTTCAGTGA
- a CDS encoding DUF1816 domain-containing protein, which yields MLEANNQGENQIFLYEVVFSGSSGSLPQRFSRTVLRVPKSRMSQETQRLLRQGAKILSIRPIDPETVSIKPSSPPPPWWVEIITSQPKCLYYFGPFESFSEALSHQSGYIEDLQSESAVGINSEIKQCQPEVLTQEDF from the coding sequence ATGCTAGAGGCTAATAATCAGGGAGAGAATCAAATATTTCTCTATGAAGTTGTTTTTTCCGGTTCTTCTGGCTCTTTGCCTCAACGCTTCTCCCGGACAGTCCTGCGAGTACCTAAAAGCCGCATGAGTCAAGAAACACAGCGCCTCCTGCGCCAAGGTGCCAAGATTCTCAGTATAAGGCCTATTGACCCAGAAACTGTCTCGATCAAGCCTAGTTCACCCCCCCCACCCTGGTGGGTAGAGATCATCACCAGTCAGCCGAAATGTCTCTATTATTTCGGCCCTTTTGAGAGTTTTTCGGAAGCTTTATCCCATCAATCCGGTTATATCGAAGACCTACAATCGGAATCTGCTGTGGGAATTAACAGCGAAATTAAACAATGTCAGCCAGAGGTTTTAACTCAAGAAGATTTTTAA
- a CDS encoding DUF3082 domain-containing protein, giving the protein MTTELETQKVTPTRCLVGAAISAALGTILYYLTAAIGHSFYSKPMVAHSPIALRIGSAVRTLVFGLASLGTFIFAFVTIGLILLAIQLLLKRPQQT; this is encoded by the coding sequence ATGACCACAGAATTAGAAACCCAAAAAGTTACTCCTACTCGCTGTTTAGTTGGTGCGGCAATTTCGGCAGCCTTGGGGACAATTCTCTATTATCTCACGGCAGCGATCGGTCATTCTTTTTACTCAAAACCGATGGTTGCTCACAGTCCGATCGCCTTGAGAATTGGCAGTGCTGTCCGCACTTTAGTTTTTGGTTTAGCTTCTCTAGGAACCTTTATTTTTGCTTTTGTCACCATTGGTTTAATTCTTTTGGCTATCCAATTACTACTTAAACGCCCTCAACAAACATAA